The Halomonas elongata DSM 2581 DNA segment GCCGTGATCACCACCCGGGAACGCACCCGGGGACGTCTCGAGGAGCTGGGGCTGCGTGTCCTGCCCTCCCAGACCAATTTCCTCCTGGTTAGCCATCCGGACATCGATGCCGCCCAACTCTTCGTCGGCCTCCGCGAACGGGGGATCCTGGTTCGCCACTTCAATACCGATACCCTTCGCGACTTCCTGCGCATTTCCATCGGTACCGAGGATGAGATGGATAGCCTGGTCGAAGCCCTGGAACCACTCTGCGCCTGACGCCTTCGACGCCCCTCATCCGGGGCGTCGATCAATGACACCATCGTCGACGAGACACCCATGGACGCGTCCACCACTCGTTTACCACTCGCCGGCGTGCATCACGTCGCGCTGATCACTGCCGACTACCCCCGAGCCCGACGCTTTTATCTCGAGGTCCTGGATGCCGAAATCCTGAACGAGACCTACCGCGAGGAGCGTGACAGCCACAAGCTCGATCTCTTGCTGCCCGGTGGCATTCAACTGGAGCTATTTTCCTTTCCCTCGCCGCCCCCACGCCCGAGCTATCCCGAAGCCTGCGGGCTGCGTCACCTGGCGCTCGCCACTACGGATCTCGAAGCCTGCGTGGCACTCCTCGAAGCGCGTGGCGCCGCCCCCGAACCGATCCGCGTCGACGAGCACACCGGTGCTCGTTTCACCTTTCTCGCCGACCCGGATGGCACTCCCATCGAGTGCTACGAGATCAGTGGCTGAACCACCGAGATCGCCCTTCTTTTTTAAACTTTTCTTCCAGACATGAAAAAACCCCGACTTCGCGTGAAGCCGGGGTTTTCTCGGGATAGATGCCTGACGCCTCCACGGCCACGCCGTGGCCTGGAGCCTGGGCTCGGGACGCCGCATCGCGGGCTTTCCACCTCGCCCGTTCGCGCCTGACAAGGCGATACCTTGTCCGAGCGGCGCTCACCCGACTCTCGCATGCGATGACAGCCCATCGTACTGACATAAAAAAATCCCCCGGGGATACCGGGGGATTTTTCAGATAAGTGCCTGACGATGACCTACTCTCGCATGGGAACTCCCACACTACCATCGGCGCTGAGCGGTTTCACTGCTGAGTTCGGCATGGGTTCAGGTGGTGCCCGCTCGCTATGGTCGTCAGGCGAAAACATCAATGCAATCCTGCTGACGATACGTCTCTCGCGTACCCGGCGTCGTCTGTCATCCAGACTCCTTGGGTGTTATATGGTCAAGCCTCACGGGCCATTAGTACCGGTCAGCTCAACGCCTTGCAGCGCTTCCACATCCGGCCTATCAACCAGCTCGTCTTGCTGGACCCTTCAGGAGGCTCGAGGCCTCGGGGAGATCTCATCTTGAAGGGGGCTTCCCGCTTAGATGCTTTCAGCGGTTATCCCGTCCGACCTTAGCTACCCGGCAATGCCACGGGCGTGACAACCGGTACACCAGAGGGTCGTCCACTCCGGTCCTCTCGTACTAGGAGCAGCACTTCTCAAATCTCCAACGCCCACGGCAGATAGGGACCGAACTGTCTCACGACGTTCTAAACCCAGCTCGCGT contains these protein-coding regions:
- the gloA2 gene encoding SMU1112c/YaeR family gloxylase I-like metalloprotein, with product MDASTTRLPLAGVHHVALITADYPRARRFYLEVLDAEILNETYREERDSHKLDLLLPGGIQLELFSFPSPPPRPSYPEACGLRHLALATTDLEACVALLEARGAAPEPIRVDEHTGARFTFLADPDGTPIECYEISG